In the Astatotilapia calliptera chromosome 5, fAstCal1.2, whole genome shotgun sequence genome, one interval contains:
- the LOC113021854 gene encoding uncharacterized protein LOC113021854 has product MLRAANKHVPQATLDKLVINFICEGLQPFAVVEQPSFKELVTTLQLQAKVISRPTVRARIYEAADHMKMTLVAALDKVKFVATTTDCWSAHQKSYLRVTCHWIEEASLERRSAALACKRSRGSHTFDMLDGALDDIHCQYKIRAKVVRTTTDRGSNFVKAFHMFGAQNDADEAEDEADPETIDLTDHRDYHEASAILDEDSGLEYQLPPHQRCACHLLNLVATSDAALAESMNETYKRLSRATFAKCQAIWNKTGRSHLANEVVEDKCELQIIRPNATRWNSTYLAIERIIRIIDEKGEDAIRSICEEFKVKMLSPAEVAFLREYYTTTKPLVKASNILQSDSTSFMGWLLPVVQQLLSKLSRLETSSKTCVPLIRALQNGLQKRFGAMMEDPELAAAAVLLPKFKTSWTDRADVTEAALTYIKQHLETTEHESEDQQRESSDEDEFLSRPSSRRLQSAVELDGYLSCATDTTELLHSFSGIKNLSLKLNTALPASAACERLFSCAGLLFTAKPSRIASVNLENQLLLKLNKRFRK; this is encoded by the exons ATGTTGAgagctgcaaacaaacatgttccaCAAGCAACTCTTGACAAGCTTGTCATCAATTTCATATGTGAGGGTCTACAGCCATTTGCAGTGGTAGAACAGCCATCTTTCAAAGAATTGGTTACCACATTACAACTTCAAGCCAAAGTCATCTCCAGACCCACTGTCCGTGCCAGAATCTATGAAGCTGCTGATCACATGAAGATGACTTTGGTTGCAGCATTGGATAAAGTCAAATTTGTTGCTACCACTACTGATTGTTGGTCAGCTCATCAGAAAAGTTACCTTAGAGTCACATGCCATTGGATAGAGGAAGCGTCCCTGGAAAGAAGATCTGCAGCACTAGCGTGCAAAAGATCGAGAGGGTCTCACACATTTGACATGCTTGATGGTGCGCTTGATGATATCCATTGCCAATACAAGATTAGAGCCAAAGTTGTAAGAACCACAACTGATAGGGGATCCAACTTTGTCAAGGCCTTCCATATGTTTGGGGCACAAAATGATGCAGATGAAGCTGAAGATGAAGCAGACCCAGAAACTATTGACCTGACTGACCATAGGGACTACCATGAGGCAAGTGCAATTCTTGATGAAGACTCTGGTTTGGAGTATCAACTCCCGCCTCATCAGCGATGTGCATGTCACCTGCTAAACCTTGTGGCAACATCTGATGCTGCCCTAGCAGAGAGCATGAATGAAACCTACAAGAGGCTCTCCCGTGCAACCTTTGCAAAATGCCAGGCCATTTGGAACAAAACTGGCCGATCTCATTTGGCTAATGAAGTGGTAGAGGACAAGTGTGAGCTACAGATCATTCGTCCCAATGCAACACGATGGAATTCAACCTACCTTGCCATTGAAAGGATAATACGCATCATTGATGAGAAGGGGGAAGATGCCATCAGGAGTATTTGTGAGGAGTTCAAGGTGAAAAT GTTGAGTCCTGCAGAAGTTGCATTCCTAAGGGAGTACTATACCACCACGAAGCCACTGGTGAAAGCTTCGAACATCCTTCAGTCTGATTCCACTTCCTTTATGGGATGGCTCCTGCCAGTAGTCCAACAACTACTGTCCAAACTTAGCAGGCTGGAGACATCAAGCAAAACATGCGTGCCACTCATCAGAGCCCTGCAAAATGGCCTTCAAAAGCGTTTTGGAGCGATGATGGAGGATCCAGAgttggctgcagctgcagtcctCTTACCCAAGTTCAAGACTTCCTGGACTGACAGAGCAGATGTAACAGAGGCTG CCTTGACATACATCAAACAACATCTTGAAACAACGGAGCATGAGAGTGAGGATCAGCAAAGAGAGTCATCTGATGAAGATGAATTCCTCTCCAGACCAAGCTCCAGAAGGCTGCAAAGTGCAGTTGAGCTTGATGGTTATCTTTCTTGTGCCACAGACACCACGGAGCTGCTGCACTCCTTCTCAGGTATCAAAAACCTCTCTCTTAAACTGAACACAGCTCTGCCTGCTTCTGCTGCGTGTGAACGACTTTTTAGCTGTGCTGGTCTACTCTTCACAGCCAAACCAAGTCGGATTGCCTCTGTTAATTTAGAAAACCAGCTCTTGCTGAAACTGAACAAAAGGTTCAGAAAGTAA